In the genome of Rutidosis leptorrhynchoides isolate AG116_Rl617_1_P2 unplaced genomic scaffold, CSIRO_AGI_Rlap_v1 contig82, whole genome shotgun sequence, the window GGAATTAGTATGATTAGTTAAAATAAATTAAGAGATTTGTCTTGGTCGACTCCAGATGATACACTTAACAAAAGAACGAATTGTTACTAGTACTAGtatattccttttttttttttttaggaagtaTATTCTGCTTTTCTATCTACGTATATAAAAGggtttattaatattaattcattGAGCACTGTTGTAAACTTATGACCTacaatttatttttttattcaaaaaaaaaagaaaaaacataAATATAGTATTTCTCTATTTGGATTGTGCGAGATACTAACAATGACTCGATGAATGTGACACACAAAATGGTGTATTTGTTAggattaaatacatacatatatgctGAATGGACAATGGAATGGTTATCGAGCCTTGAGGCCCACTTTAGGCCCATTTAATTATAATTGGACCCAGCTCTGATTTTATTTACACTATTAGTGACCGATAATAGTATGGAAATTACAAGAAACGAATGGAATGTATTCGTCTGAAGATGAAACGATAAGGAAGCTTATAACAAACATAATTGAGAGGGAGCGAGCTCAAGCAGCAGCCAATCAACTGACAAGAAAAACTTAATGGAGCTCCTTTCCAGCTCTGGAACTTATTCATCTTCTTCTCTCTCGCTCACTAATTTCTCTCTCTCTCCAATCACTCCGACCTCCTATCACTCTCTCAGCATCACTTCTCAGGTACATTATTATATTCACTTTGtttttgatttattatgaattttgAACTATCGGTTGGTTGTAATTAGTATTCAATTCCAGGTGCTTTCATGGAAACAAGTACCGCTTAAGGCTGTATTGTGCCTTTCGAAGATGTTCATAAGACTAGTAATACTCATAACTACAATGCTTTCGTTCACCCCAAACTGCTGGTTAAACAAGGATTTCCATCCTCCTTTGGATTGTTTCGAATTGGTTACGGATGCCTTCTTAAATTGAACAAGCATCCATTGAGTTTTAAAATCAATTCTTCTGACAAGTTCAGACATGGCGTCTCTGGTATATTCTTCCAGTTAGCTGTTGCAGTGATGCTCGTAACTTCAGTTCCTGTTTCGGTTACCAAAAGTCCCTCTTGTAAGTTAATTTTCAGATGAAAATATTGATAAAATATCACTGGATTTGTGTATGTTTAGCATTTCCTCCTCTTCACTTTCATTCCAAGTCTAGTTTTGTTTTTATCTAACAGGGGCCCTCACTGAAGAGAATCGTCTCTTCTTAGAGGCATGGAGAACAATTGATCGTGCATATATTGACAAAACGTTCAACGGACAAAGTTGGTTCCGGTACAGAGAAGATGCACTGCGCAATGAACCAATGAACACACGAGAAGATACTTGTATGGCCAAATGGTTTTTTCTTTAGATTTTATGCTTGCTTCTGCATCCCATAATGAATAACTTTTAAGATACAGTACTATATAATTGCCTTGACTGTTTGCAAGTTTTACCACACAAAATTACTACCAACACATTTTATTCATTTGCATAATTTCTtgcagacaaagcaatcaagaagATGGTCGCCTCCCTGGATGATCCTTTCACTAGATTTCTAGAGCCTGAAAAGTTTAAGAGCTTGCGGGTATGGGCCAGTTTCATTTGATTATCTTAACCTTCTGTTATTTGACTTAAGTGGTATGGACATTCTCCCTAAATTCAATTTATATCTTTTTTGAAGGCAGTCTGGAACTCGAGGAGCTCTTACAGGTGTAGGTCTGTCAATCGGCTATCCAACTGAAGTTGATGGGACTGCTGGACTACTTGTTATCTCTTCTGCTCCTGGAGGTCCTGCAAATAGAGCTGGTATTCTGTCTGGAGATATTATCCTTGACATTGATAACACAACAACAAAAAATATGGGAATTTATGATGCAGCAGACCTATTGCAGTGAGTGTTTTATTTCATGTCATATAAACTTAATTAAAATAAAGGTATTGTCAGCTGCCATCTCTATAGATAAAGAACTGTGTCTAGAAACAGCCTCCCTTTGTAGATTATTCAGTCTCTTTCATCCTTTCAGGACTTCCTAGGTGTTTATTTTGGATATTGTGACTGGAACTTCTCTGTCTCTCAACAAGTGCCTGCTTTTGATTGGTGTTTTAATTCACATGGCATTTAACCAAATGAAAGGTGTTTTTTGCAGAGGTGCTGAAGGAAGTTTAGTGGAATTAACTGTCCGTAGTGGACCAGAAGTGAAGCATTTTGCTTTGACGTAAGTTCACTTCTATAGGTTCAAACTCTTCAAATGTGGGCTTTTGTAGTTCTTTAACTTTTGAAGTCATATTGAGATCTAGAAATTTCTATTTCTCTTGAAAAATAAGTTCTCCACATAATAAAACATACCCCCATAATAATATCATAGAAGGCATACTTTTCGTATAATCGTATCTGTTCAATTTGTGCGTATTCCTCACAaggtttagaattaactaactGCTCTTTCCAGGAGAGAAAAAGTGACTATTAATCCTGTGAAGGCAAGACTTTGTGAAGTTCCTGGCAAAGAAACCCCAAGGGTTGGTTACATTAAACTGTCAACATTCAACCAAAATGCCTCTGGTAAGCGTACATGAGTATTGTTGTTGGTTTGATTTGGCGAAGCACCTAATCAGACATTACCTCTTTTTCATGATTTTGAGGCCTGGCTTATTCCTTTACATCAAGATGAGAAGTGGTGGATATATTCCCGAGTTAGCAGGCCATGTTTTTGTTTACATTTTTTTTACTTGAGAAGATGGGTAGTCCTCCATTGGACTTTTAAGAAATTATATATCATAGTTCATAAAGTTGTTCGTTTAGGGGATGTGAGTGTGACGTTCTGGTGTGAAGCAAGCTAGTGGTTCAAATGTCCATTGTGTGTCTTAACctgttttttctatgtatttttccCAAAGGTGCTGTCAGGGAAGCGATTGATTCTCTAAGAAGCAACAATGTTAATGCCTTTGTACTGGACCTTCGAGATAATAGGTAATAAGCTATGAACACTTTCCAATCTTTACCTTAGCTCTAAGGCAGGTTTCTGACAACCCTAGTTTGCTGCAGTGGTGGCCTTTTCCCTGAAGGAGTTGAGATTGCCAAAATTTGGTAAGTTAGTTATATAATGGAGTCTGAGTTTGTTCTAAAATTTGAAAGCAGCGTTCCTGCACAGTTGCTTATATTTAGCTTCGTATTTTCTAATTTGATATAAGACCGTGAACTTTTTTGAGTTTCTAAGCTGGGGGGAAATGGAAGTTGCCACCTATCTTGCATAATAAGCTTTGCTCAATCTCTTACAACTCAATTTGGTGTTCAGGTTAGATAAAGGTGTTATTGTGTACATATGCGATAATCGTGGTGTTCGGGATATATATGACACTGATGGAAGTAATGCCATCGCTGCATCAGAACCTCTAGCTGTACTGGTATACTTTGTTTTCCTTGCTTTTAATATAACCGAGTCAAGAAAATTGTATTTCTGTTAAGTTGTCATTAGGCTATTAGGTTTGGCATTCATAGTTGAGTCACCTTTCTCTATTAAACGACTTGTTCTGTTAATCTAGTTGGGTTCTCTGAAGGAAGAGTATCCCTTCTGTTGTGTGCTCTTAAGAGCCTAACCTAAGCCTCCATGCTCATTTTTCATGCAGATTGCATAATTAGTTCCTAAGATGTTGGTCATTATCTATTTCTATCAGCAGATCTCAACGATATCTGTTTCTTCCACCCCTTCTTCTTTGCTTTTGTTTTTTGAGTTTTATTTTCAAAAGTAACATGTTTGTGAATGAGAAATCATTATTAGGTGAACAAAGGAACTGCAAGTGCAAGTGAAATATTGGCAGGTGCACTGAAAGACAATAAACGTGCAGTGTTGTATGGAGAACCCACATTTGGAAAAGGGTAAAAAGTTTGACTCCAACAAATGCATGATTAATACTCTCCCGTTCCATATGAACAAAAGAAACAAAGAGTGTAGCCTGAGTAAAACGAGATTACTTTTGTCTTTGTAGTAACGGTTTTAAATTTCTAACTGGAGCTACTTGATCTTGTCTGCAGCAAAATTCAGTCAGTTTTCCCTCTTTCTGATGGCTCCGGTTTGGCAGTTACTGTTGCCCGCTATGAGACGCCTGCTCATAACGATATCGACAAGGTTAGTATTTTGGTGAATTCTGACGCATCCCATTTGGCCTCTCTCTTCTCCACCTTTTCGAtcacattgatatatatatatatatatatatatttccttccATACAGGTTGGGGTGATTCCGGACCATCCTTTACCGAAATCGTTTCCTAAGGATGACGACAATTTTTGTGGCTGCCTCCAGGATACTTCATCTGCCTGTTATCTCAATAGAGCTCAACTATTTGCCAGATGACAATTGcttcttttttttttactaaaacgaTGCAATTTCTTGTAAACATTCTTTAGACGGTTCTTCTTCCATTGTAAAAGGTAGAATATTAGGAAAAGAACATTCTTTGTCAAGAAATTgttgagaaaaaaaaaaaacatatattgtTGGTATGGTATGAATGTTTTTACTTTTGCTGCCCAAAAATTAAAATAGGAGAACGATTGACAGTGCAACAGGTTGTCCTATTTACatgaaaatgatttacaatttagctGTAGACGAAGCTAAAGAAACCTGAGGAAAGAAACCTGAGCAAAGATTGCTTGCAAAAGAATTCTACTTCACTAATCTTTCCACAACTGGGTTTATTGAAGCAAGCATTTTGTTTGATGTTATAAGTAGGGAACAAATTACACAACAGGGTTAAGGGTGCAATTTGCAGTCGGGAAGATTTATTTTTGACTTCCTAGCGAACCTTATCTCACGGTAGGGAACAAGTATATGACAATAGTCAATAGACTCTGAAGCAAGCTATAGGAATCAACTGAACGAGTATAGGACAACAGTCAATAGATTCTGAAGCAAGCTATAGGAATTATCAGCCTTTTGTACTGGTTTATGAAGCTACCAAACAAAATGTAATGAATATATCCTAGCATTTTGTTGACTAAATTGATCACTACAATAATTGCACAATAGATTCTGAAGCAAGCTATAGGAATTATCAGCATTTTGTTGACTATTTGACTGTGAGTAATCAAAGAACACAATGGACAAAAGGGTGTCTTAATAATTGATAGTTTGAAACTGTAACTATTCGGTGTATTTAAAAGCAGAACATAGATAGATGATGCATTGCTTTCTTCTTCTTCTATTATTATCGGTCTTCTTCTTTTCATCTTTAGTTATGAGGCTCGAGCTAAGGTTGAAGCTCCCACCTGACAAATTCTCTTATACTCTTCAATTTTTGGATGCAACAAAGCTGGCAATTTTAAGGTAATTGCAGTTTTTTGGGTTTTGATATGCTATGAAAAAGATTGGATTTTGGATTTTCTTAGAGACCGATCGGAGGACCCAATAAAGTGTATAATTGCTCGTGTTTATATCAGTAATTTTATCTTTCATATAATGGTAACTGTTAAACATATTTGCTGCGAATAGTAATCTTTTGCTAGTATTTTGTTGTATTTTTATCCAAACATTTGATTGTAGGAAAACTATTTTAAACGGCAGGTTCAAAGGATGAGTAAAGCTTGGATCGACGAACTTCTCAAAATTCAAGAGGATAAGTTGATGCTTGTTGCTCAAGGCTTAATGTTACAGTATGCGCTGACGTTTCATGTTATAGGTTTTCCCTTTTGTCAAATTTTGTTGCTCCAGAGGCTTTATTTACTTGTTTTATAATGTGTTACAGCCATAAGTACAAGTTTGGTTAGTGGCTTTCCCAAGAAGCAGAAGCTGGCTACAGAAGAGGTAATCCGTCTTTAAAAATACCCGTTTTGTATAAAAAGCCTCTATGATGGGAACTCTTTGTTTGACCTTGAAATGTTCAGTACGAGCCATCCAGCTGTTTCATCAGCGTAGTGGAAAATTATAAGTCTATTGAGTAATTTGGTCCATATTTTTCAACATCTGTTATCCATAAGTAGTTTGCAAGAAGCTTCAGCTTCTTTAATCAACcatttcgtttttttttttggcAGTCGGCTGAAGCTTTTGGTTAACCTGAAAGCCAAGTTATTTTCGTTTACAAGTTTGGTTGGAATGATttagttaaagtttaaatttgaatgGTTAGTTAGGTTATTCAAAGACCATTTTTTTTTGTGCTCGATTCCCAGTCGAGGCTGTGGTTTTTTTTCTCCCGAGGCTTATTTATCATCTCAACTTTTATACATTTATGTTTTCTTTCCCTTTTCAAAAGAATCAAATGAAAAAATGATGGCTGTTTTCCTTGTTTTATAGTGTGTTACACCTATGAGTACAAGTTCGGTAAGTTGCTTTCCCGAGAAGTAGAAGCTGCCTATAGAAGAGGGCATCACGAGTTTGGATGATTTGCCTAACGTGCTCCTTTACAGCTCTGCATAGCTTTCTACAGAATTGTCCATTTGTTGAAACTCTTATTCTTACCGAGGTAATACATTACTACCtacttgtgttttttttttattgcTGTGTCATAGTTGCTTCCCTGCCTAATCAATCATGGTTCTGATAACCTTCAGGGAATCAACCAGTCTGATAAATTTGCTGTGACACTGCCTCCAGAGATTACAAGTTTCTTATCGCATCTCAAGAACCTTCAAGTTCGAGAATTTAAAGGAGAAGACTGAGAGTTATTCGTGATGGAGTATTTGCTCAAGAATGCATTAGTTTTAGACACGGTGGAGATATATTTTGTGGGTGATCCATTGGAAAAAAAGGAAGCAGACCTTTTTATCGTCGGTGCTCCCAAGAGGCTCAATATATCCTCTAAACTAGTCTTTCAGTGTGAACCAAGTATTTAATGTTAGCtaatatggttggattattaatgtATACATATGGGATTTACTCTAAAATATTTGCTCCGTGACTCATTTTAAGGTGGAAACTTCCGTCGAAAATACTTGAGATATTTGTTCTAGATATATTTAGTAAGAATTTTTCTATAGGGTGCCAAATTACACTCAATGAGCAGTTAAGTGGCCCGAGTGACCAACTATAAAAAATAAGGATGCATAAAAATGGTAGTGCCGAGGTTCGAGCTAGGCACTTGCTAGGTATATATATTAGAGTAAAGTCCTAAACCTATACGCTGTAGCTTCATGTTGTAGTGAGTTTTGTACAACACAAGTTTTTAAAAACCCAAATGGGGCAATTGAACTGAAGTTACAATACCTGGAAGCAGGCAGTTTAAATTTTATCAGCTATCTCGCTGCAGCGAGAATCATTTTCGCTTGACGCTAAACAACTGCAACAGTTAAGTAAATTTTATTTCATTCTTAATTGAAAATTATATtatcacaaaaaaaaaagaaaaaagattaTAATGCCAACTTTTTATCCAAATATCAAATTATATCAtcaaattatttattttaattttatcaaaCATACTTCACCaccaaattaaattttaaaattaaaaataatttatttactaaataaaatttatctattaaaataaaatatgataaaagACAAGTTTTTGCTCCCTATTGAGAAACATGAAGGTTCATTTTATAAATAGCTAATTTATTTTATGGGTTACACAAATTTTCGCTTCAAATAATTAGACgcaggaaaaaaaaaatttgttgcttATCATCAAAGATTCAAAAACAAAAATGAACTTTCAAGCTGCAAATTTGAAGTGCTTGCTGCTTTCTTCTGCTCAACCAGTAGAATACATTTGTAGTATGAGCTACAAAACAGTTTCAATTTACGTAATATACTAATCGAGTTTAATTACTGTAAGGGAGATGATTATTTACTCCAAGAAAGAACCCATGAAAGGGAACAAAGAAATCAACAATCTCAACAATAAAGGTGTCTCATTTTTGTCCCTTACGATATCTTCTACCGATCTCATTCGAGATCCTTTCATCGTCTGAGACTGAGATGGTCTGGGCTTGGATTTTGTTCCATCTACCAATTCATCCCATCCCCAAAACTGTTTGTGTCTTCTTGCTCTCCCTTATTCACAGAAGTATCATCCATCCATGATCGATATCTCATCTTTCCCTTTGTTGTCGTCCCTCCAATATCTTCTCGCTCTTTCATTACAAAGGTGTTCTCCTCCTCTTTGACTTACGTTTGCGTCTTCTACCCTGACTTTTTCCCGACAACTTTTCGTATGCCAGTAAAAGTAACGATAGTC includes:
- the LOC139885141 gene encoding carboxyl-terminal-processing peptidase 2, chloroplastic-like yields the protein MELLSSSGTYSSSSLSLTNFSLSPITPTSYHSLSITSQVLSWKQVPLKAVLCLSKMFIRLHPLSFKINSSDKFRHGVSGIFFQLAVAVMLVTSVPVSVTKSPSWALTEENRLFLEAWRTIDRAYIDKTFNGQSWFRYREDALRNEPMNTREDTYKAIKKMVASLDDPFTRFLEPEKFKSLRSGTRGALTGVGLSIGYPTEVDGTAGLLVISSAPGGPANRAGILSGDIILDIDNTTTKNMGIYDAADLLQGAEGSLVELTVRSGPEVKHFALTREKVTINPVKARLCEVPGKETPRVGYIKLSTFNQNASGAVREAIDSLRSNNVNAFVLDLRDNSGGLFPEGVEIAKIWLDKGVIVYICDNRGVRDIYDTDGSNAIAASEPLAVLVNKGTASASEILAGALKDNKRAVLYGEPTFGKGKIQSVFPLSDGSGLAVTVARYETPAHNDIDKVGVIPDHPLPKSFPKDDDNFCGCLQDTSSACYLNRAQLFAR